The genomic window GGGAGGGCGGCGGCAATACTCACAGCATATTCGGCGGTCCTGGCGGCCCTTGCCCTCTCGCTCACCGGTTTGGGTTTCTGGGGGTGGCACGCCTCTTTGGCCGGCGAAGCCGGCCTTTCCCGGTCGAGGGACTCCGTCTTCAGGCGGGGGGGGCTGTCCAGGGCGCTGGTCGAGAAGGAGGCGCTGCTCTTCGCCCGGGATCCCGTGCAGTGGAGCCAGCTCGCGCTCCTGGGCGGCCTTTTCCTGATGTATGCCGGCAACCTCGACGAACTGCCCGTGGAATTCGCGCAAAGGGTCTGGCTGGGGGTGGCGGTCTTCATGAACATCTCGTTCTCGGGTTTCGTGATGGCGACCCTGATGGTCAGGTTCTCGTTCCCATCCATAAGCATGGAGGGGCCGGGCCTCGCCTCGCTGCTGCAGATGCCCGCCGCCCGCCGGACGCTCCTACGCACCAAGTGGGCCGTGGCGCTCGTGTGCATCATGCCCCTGGTGCTCGGAGCCGGGATCCTGTCCACGGTGAGGATGGGCGCTGGCGCGCTGTTCCTGGCCGAGACGGTTGCGGCGATCATCCTGATGTCCTCTGCGCTCGCAAGCATCAACACGGCCATGGGCGCGATATATCCCAGCTTCACGGACAACAGCCCCGCCAGCATTGCCAGCGGCCAGGGGGGCATCCTGGCGGCATTCGCCTCGATGGGCTACGTCCTTGCGATGGTGACCGCGATCTCGTTCTCGACCCGGGAATACCTGTCCTCGGGCATGAGCAGCAGAGCCCTGGCCGGATCCCTGTGGAAGAGCGCCCTGTTCATGGTGCCTCTCACGGCGGTCGTAAGCGCCGCCTCGATGCGCGGGGCGGCGAGGAGCCTGGGCAGGAGGGACTTCTGATGACCCTTGCACTCGACTACGGCAGGGCCAGGACCGGAGTCGCGATTCTCGAAGGAGGGATCCCGCTGCCTGCGGAGCCCGTCCTCGGAGACCGCAGGGCCGTGCTCGAGCGCGTGAGGTCGATGCTCTCGGGAGACGGTACCGACGTCGTCGTCCTCGGGCTTCCCCTGGCCTCGGGAAGGCGGCCTACCGAGATGTCCATGGAGGTGGAGGCCCTGGCGGAAGCTATCCGGGGACTCGGTGCCGGGGTGGCGCTGGTAGGGGAGTGGGGAAGCTCGGTCGAAGCGCGCTCCATGCCCGTGAAGCACCGGAGGAGGACCGGCAGGACGGATTCCCTGGCGGCGCTCGTCATCCTCGAGCGATACCTGGCG from Candidatus Fermentibacter sp. includes these protein-coding regions:
- a CDS encoding RuvX/YqgF family protein is translated as MTLALDYGRARTGVAILEGGIPLPAEPVLGDRRAVLERVRSMLSGDGTDVVVLGLPLASGRRPTEMSMEVEALAEAIRGLGAGVALVGEWGSSVEARSMPVKHRRRTGRTDSLAALVILERYLAGS